One genomic region from Uloborus diversus isolate 005 chromosome 2, Udiv.v.3.1, whole genome shotgun sequence encodes:
- the LOC129216330 gene encoding uncharacterized protein LOC129216330, with protein sequence MPETRNSLQEDLFPPTLASAENEEADKFRKRLTFGLGVSEIFCGLMLGVFGLLLMNMEAAMASLAGGVWAGGVAIATGLSAVCLTKCSRKSIYAFIFLCLSVTSVITGSLATVFVAIGLAHDAQWPAGYYIDSDGRRVLFAGDIATRAPLLAVAAVTLTSAIADCALAVTCCIVAAQQACQCYVWSDDDDAVDPDSKVRHDRLVTWLGQQALMDFMMASGKVPENLGSQQQINNHTSLNSQTVK encoded by the coding sequence ATGCCTGAAACAAGAAACTCTCTGCAAGAAGATCTATTTCCTCCAACTTTAGCTTCAGCGGAAAATGAAGAAGCAGATAAATTCCGTAAAAGGCTCACATTTGGGCTGGGAGTGTCGGAGATATTTTGCGGCCTCATGCTGGGCGTATTTGGATTGCTTTTAATGAACATGGAAGCAGCTATGGCATCTTTAGCAGGAGGTGTTTGGGCAGGTGGAGTAGCCATAGCAACTGGTCTGTCAGCTGTATGTTTGACAAAATGTTCAAGAAAATCCATATATGCCTTCATCTTTCTGTGTTTGTCTGTAACCAGCGTAATAACCGGCAGCCTTGCTACAGTTTTTGTGGCCATTGGTCTGGCCCACGATGCACAGTGGCCAGCTGGATATTACATTGACAGTGACGGAAGAAGGGTTCTGTTTGCAGGGGACATAGCTACAAGAGCACCTCTACTAGCTGTTGCAGCAGTCACTCTAACCTCTGCAATAGCGGACTGCGCATTGGCAGTTACGTGTTGCATTGTTGCAGCACAACAAGCATGCCAGTGCTATGTGTGGTCTGACGACGACGATGCCGTAGATCCTGATTCCAAAGTTCGCCACGACAGATTAGTGACTTGGCTAGGTCAGCAAGCTTTAATGGATTTCATGATGGCCAGTGGTAAAGTACCTGAAAACTTGGGATCGCAACAACAAATCAATAATCATACTTCGTTGAACTCGCAGACTGTAAAATGA